The genomic region aaataataaaaaattcatataaaatgcaaaattgatcccaaaaatctaaaatttttaccgGACACTCCTGAtagtcttccaaacctacataaaaaactTCTTACAAAACTTCCAAGCAATTTGTCTGATATGATCAAAAAAATGCAAAACCCTAACTTTAaaagattcaaattttgaggaattattttgcctcaaaattaaaatcacaaacaacagATCCTATGCATAATTtcgagatatttccaaaaatgtaataaaattcaaaaagtttgctcattttctctcaaaattaatttgttacgaaaatacataaaaaattcatagaaaattcaaatatgctccaaaaactctaattttttaatttagtaTTTCCTAtcattttcttaacctgcaaaaaAATATTTGTGCCAAAATgcaaagccatttgtgagatctgatcaaaataatgaaaaaccctaatgttcaaagatctgattttttaggaaacattttgcatcaaaattaaaatcacaaagaaaagatcctgtgtataattctgagatatttctaaaaatgtaagaagatccaaaaaaaattctcattttttctcaaaattaattttttatgaaaattcataaaatattcatggaaaatgcaaatatgctccaaaaattttaAATACTGGATTGAGATCTCTTTATACTGTCTTCAACCTACCAACAAAATTTGGTGCacaatttccaagccgtttgtgagatcggatcaaatctctccaagatcttgattttgtgtccaaaaccctagctgcacaaggttattctccaaattgttttacaaaataacaatatatggttagaaaacctacaaaaaacatagatctaacaaaaatccatgttgcacggggtgtgccaaaatgtttatggtgaaaatggaaacaacaatattgaaagactaaatgaattcaaccacaaaactctagcctaacaacaacaaagatccaccataatatatgatGATTATCTAAGagaaatgcaaataaaataaaatcacaaagattatactatcacatgtccaataggatttggatctccattcttcctatctccattgatcttgcttgatatatttgctctcagattttatgtgtgcacaagagcttaacaaagaatagaaatgtggttgcaagtaggcttgatcgcatatgaaagttcaaaagcgcaATTAGATAGAATGATTAgctaattagggttgataatgaaggaagcatcccttgtatagaagacactataagaaatggagggataagattgagaggtgtaaaagataaatggtcggctatgattagagggtaggtaaagaaaataagaaaataataagaggataggtagtgtaggaattaagagatgaatgacatgtgtcataggtagaaaaggctagtgaattaattaaataaataaagatttatttaattaatagaggaaatgagatcaattaaataaataaaggtatttatttatttaatttaggaaaaggggaatttaaataaataaaggtagtgatttaaatgagaaataaggatagaagaggataaatgaattaattaaataaataaagatttatttaattaataaaagaattaggcttcaaataattaaataaataaagatatttatttaattagacaagacaattttaggtgtctacaacatgttATTAAATATAAAacctaattttataaaaaaaataaatcaattctTAATTAAAAGACAACACAACATAATAAATAACTTGTTAATTATATTAAGAAGTGTTCTAAGTGATAATAAAAAATTAAGAGGTGTCCTAAGTGATAGTAAAGAATTAAGAAGTGTTCTAAGTGATAATAAAGAGTGTCATCTCATAACTATGTATGTAAAAATCACAACATAACTTTTATATATAGCCAACATATTATTTTAAATAactttgaaataaaaataatttaaataatataaataaaccaaataaatttttataaatatatctaTATTACTAGTATACTTTTAAACAATAAAACTGTACCTTACATCTCTCAGATATATGCTAGCGTGCTTATTACGTCGTCATTTTACTACATTATTTCATTGTTACGCCATGTGAGATGGCGAAGCAGAGTGGATATTGGGAAAGGTATTATAGGCTATTCCATCACTCAACAAGCATACTACTTACCATTGCAGTTTTCACCAGCGATTCCAGGTCTAGATCCTGGGACGTCGTGCATCATTCGATAGATTCAGATATCGCTTTCCACCATGTTAGATTGGGGAGGCGCAAAGGAGAACACTATCTCTAAATGTGCATCACACTCAAACTTGATGTTTCCGATTCAAGCGCAGAGCAGTTCTTGTTATCCTCCGCATCATCCTTCCATTTGAATGATGCAAGGTTTACTTACTCTCCCAACCTTACTGTTTTCTGTCCACACACAAATAAGTAATAAAAAAGAGACTTGGACGGAGCATAGATACTTTGTCATTGTCATACGACTTTGAGCAGCACAGGCACTGGTGAAAGCATTCACAAGATGGCCTTATTTATAGATGTATAAAGCACACACTGCCAAATAATCAACGGATTGCATTTCGTCTCGAGTTTCTGTGGTAGTTGTTCGCTTCATTTTGCTTGGTTCATTTTTACTCTTAGGTAGATTTCAGAAACTATTAGTTGAATTGTCGACGCGGTAGGATTTTGTCTCATGAAAGGTGTGGGTAGCAGACTTCATTTAATGCTTGTGCCCGTGTGCAACGCTGTTACAACCCtcttttatcacttttggatttaaaatacaattctattatatttttggataagctatttaaatgattgaataaatgttataaaaagaatgaaaataataatacacacacatggaaaatatacattatttttatttatttattttccaaatccaattatgacacatgttgtaggaagaataagaagcttctagaggattctccaccaccttgcatgtaactcccccacttaagtctaatcaatttgcatgaagtataaaattgggaaagaatctcctttttagttaaattttctagatagtggaagggagggaattttcttataaaattatatgcaagtttcaaagaagggagttgattatgttttgaaggaaattccccaagttttagaagtagatcttctttggtagtctcatttttcattgcaggaattttaagttgttgtttgaaggatttctctcaagttgcaaggaaggatcaaaaggataaccagtggattcaacatcaagctcgataaaccaagTTTTCtacttgttatttcacattcacttatgaggaattcgtattatcaaaaaatagttatagatcttcctttatataaagaaattttttttagatttaaatcttttatttagggataaataataatgataatgcttgcatatagtgcatgtaaaagatggttatttatttattttatttccctcaagaaaacatgcacatgatcttgctttttgtttttctttcaaagattttagcaaaagaaaatcatattcctttatttgtttaaaatctctttttctgaaattaaaattcttccctgtgtgatttgaatcatTATTGCTTTTCTCTGattcatttctctggttcttcgaatggaaatctgaatcccattctttaatctctctgtgattattttaattctCTTTGTGAGTattttaaaatctctctgtgatttttttttttagttaaataaatctctttgtgatttttagttaaataaatctctctatgattattagttaaataattctttctaAGATATTAGTTAAATAAAATATCTCTATGGTTACATCATAGTATTGCATTTGACTATCCCAACATCCCATGCTCAATAATATATCTAGTCTTTCTACTATGTTGGTGAATCCCTTTCTACAGTTTGTCCATGTAAAAATGCCATTCCTTTCCTACAGATCCTTAAGAGGATTATTCTCTACGAAATTTTGGAAGTCTGATTGCACCACAAATATTTTCCTTTGACCACCCAATTTTTCATAGTTGTTTAAAGTAAGATTGAAATCTCTAATTAAAATTCCTTTGTCACCTCTAAAgccttcaattttttttgttaaatgcaTCCATAATTCTCTTTTCTGCATTGTTTGGGTTGGACCATATACATTTATAATATATAACCTATCATTGGTTTGTAACATGCTACATTTTAATATGATCCACCATTTATTGTTTTCTATCATTTCTCCATCAACCTTAATCAGATTCCAAATCATACCTAATCCCTCTGAAGCCCCTTTTGAGACAAAAAAATGTCCCCTCCATTGTTTCCAATTGTGTAATCTCTTCTCACATTCCTCTTTCTTTACTTTAGTTTCTTGAAGAAGACAAACATTTACTTTTGTTTGATCAATTTGGTTCTTTATTAGGTACCATTTGTTAGGGGAATTAATTCCCTAACATTCtatgttatgattttcattgaGTTTAGGGTCGAGGTTAAGCTCCTTCCCAAAGCTTTttatctttttcttccttttgtggTCTACTAAAGAGGCTATATtcattttggacttgtttgaactTGCTCATCTTTTAATTTTCTCCAAGATTCTATTATCCTTGATTCTTGATTATATTTGTTCCAACATTATTTCTTCTATCATCACAGCGTCATCATATTCTAATTCCTATGCCTCTTCCCCTATATCCTTTGATTCTAAATCCTCTTTAGTCTTAGTTTTCCTTATTGTTTACTTCCATGCTTGTTTCTTATCTATGTTTCCTTTCTTACTTCCTCCTATTACCAAATGATTTATCTCCCCTCTTGTTTCTACCtccatctttgtatttcttatttgATTATCTAGTGGATTACTTTTTGGTTCTCTTTTGTCACTCTCAAAACCAACTTCCTTGTGAGTTGCATCCACAAATTCCATTCTTGCTTCACTTTTGTTATCTTTATTTTCTTCCAAGGCATTGTGACCCTCTTTATTCTACCCTCGTCTTCTTGTCTAACTTCCTCTAATTGTTGATAAATAGTTTCTCTTAAATCTTCTATATCCTTAGGGAGGACCACTAGTTCTACCTCTTTGTCCCTATTTTGGCTTGAAGTGTTATTCATTTCCCCTCATATCTATATTGTGCCTTTACTTCCAACACCTATTATTACTTCTATTGTATTTTACTTTCTTTTCTTGAAAGGGCTTTGTTTAGTCTCCCTACTATGAGGTGTATTTTTCTCCTTCTTTATCTCTCTTTGAtcattggtgttcaacattaactGTGAAGGGCTAGGGGTTTCAAATACATTATTAGCTATATTCTCTCTATGGAGTTATGTTATGACCATCACCCCGCTtgtattttttctttcaaaaggaAATGCTCTAATTGTCTACCTTGCAAGGGGCTTACCTTCTATTTCTATCTTCCCCCTTCTAAAAATATTTGTAACTCTTTTTTAACTCCTATATCCATATCTATTTCGAAATAGATGTTAACAACATCCCCTATTTTACCATTCAGgaaatcttcatcaactcttaaaaAGGATCCCAATCTTAATAATTACTTGCTCACTCCAATATTATGTTTTTAATCCCACCAAACTCATGCATTtgactgatttatttattttgcatttcATTGGGTAAAAGTTTGAATTCCAGTTTAATTTACTAAAACTGATTCCTTTAAAGAAACTTGGGCTCCCATATAATATATCATGTTTTAACTTCATATCTAAACATTCTATTAGAAAAAAGTCATTTTGTAGGGCACAAATGCTTACCTTTTTGGGTATGTTTTTTTCCACCAATCTATGATCTCTTATTCATTCCCCCTTCTCCACTCCATTTGATGATCAGTGTTGGTTATTTCTGTCTACTTACTATTGGTTTTGTTAGTTCTGATGGCATTACAAACAACTTACTGCTCATATTTTTCTTCCTCCGGACTCCTTCCCAACTCTAGTCTATTTTCCCATTAATTATTCCTTGTCTCTTAATatttttttcatatcatttttttagAAACCTATATAAATCTCCTCTCAGGAATTGACTTTGGATATTAATAGACCTCATTTTTTCTCCACTAATGTTTTCTATAATTTTAGGGGTGATCCTTTTATCCATTAGGATCTTATTGTCCAATAAGTTTGAGTGCATCTAGAAGCTTTGTTTTATTTTCCATTGGACCTTGCCAATCAGGATTTTGTTTTCTCCTGTCACTGGAGAAAACCATGTCCTGTTCCTTTTCCTTCCCTAATTAGTCATTCCAAGATCTTCACCATTTTGTTTTCTACCCTTCAGGACCTCTATACATCTTCTCCTAAGGGATTCCTATTGAAATATCCCCTTGGATTGGGGAGTCTAACAATTCTTTCCAGAATTTTTCTAGCTATAAGCTCTCTGATTTCCATAAGGAAAGACCATTTGTTTCTATGGTATTTTTCCCACAAATTAATAGTGGAGTATGGTTATTGTTGTCCAAAGCTTGTCCATTCCCTCTATTGCAATCAAAATCCGTTATTTCCAAACCAAGGTTTTCCCATTGATGATTGCAAAGCCAATTAATAGGGTTCTTTATTGAGACTCATAATTTTTCCCATAGATGACTGGTGGAGTATAAGTATGAAACATAATTAAACAATACATTGCCAGCACATAAGCTATAACTCAAGGAGTATATATGTGACAAGGTTTTTACTAAATATGAGGCTATACTCTTAACAAGGATGCAGAGAGTTATTTCATTGATGAAAAAAATTGTAATAAACAAGTAGGTTACGTTTTTATTGCTTCATCTGATGTCCATATGTGATGATCTTTGGTTAATTTGTTTATTAACATCTTACTACCTATCTCATTATATATATTTGTTTGCACaatatgaaaattttaataaaGATGGTGTATCTTGGTTATACCACAAACAAGAAGATGCTAGGACATGAAAAAATTAATTATCTATCATGATACCTACAATAACATTCAGAATGTCCACCATCTCAAGAAAGAAATCCTCTCATCCTCCAACTTGCCCACTAAGTATTTATGTACATACCAAAAATAATATGGTTTCCCCTTTCTAGGGTCTCAAATACCTCTTTTTCCAAGGGTGGTCACTTGGATGAGCCCACAACTTAAGATAGGTCACCTAACATAGTCCCAAGAAACCCTCTAGTTAAAGGTATACAAAAGGCTTTTGGTGCTAAAAAATACTTGGAATTCAACTCAAAGGATAAACAAGATGGAAAAGATGCTAAGAGAGATGAGAAAATTGTAATCTAGATAGAAAATTCTAAGAGGGTGTATAATTTGTGTCATGTAGGTCATGATTAAGACAGTCAAATCATTATGTAAATTTTAGGTTCTTATAACTTCAAAGCTTTATATGTGAGACCATTTTTTTACAAAATCTTATGTCATGACAATGTAAACTATTGTGCCATCATTTTATTATAGAAAGTTATTTCCAATTCAAGTTAGTAaagaaatttatatatttttaatacaaCTATTATTGTGTAATTGATTTTTTGGTTTTCAATAGTGAGGCTATGAATCCCAATTGACCTTGGCTACATGGCTAGAGTTTCTAAGCACAATTTATTTCAAGTTGTCATGGTCTTGTAGTTCTATCTACACAAACTCGATATTTTGAGATTTGGTCATGCTTCTTGTAAGCAACATACTAGATGGCAAATATGTCTATTCAAAGTTGGACCTAAAAGAATATCAAAACTTCTAAGGCCTCATTTGTGTACCCAAAAATATGttacattatttatttttctatattgAGTGTTATATGTAATTAAGGGAAACTTTAAGAATGACATGATTTAGGCTAGTTATTGTATTTAAAAATACTCTTTGATTTTAATCTTATTAAATAGCCAAAGGTATAATCAATTGATGGATGGATTGACtttataaatttgaatgaatatgtGAAGACACAATGGACAAATGTGTAAAAATGACACATGTACCAATAGAATTGAAATTAGATATCAAGCAACAAATTGTTCACTAATAAGAGCTCCCACATAACAAAACTCATTTGGAGTATTCTTGTTATGCTATACCTATGTGGATGCCTATGATTATATTAGACCAACGATGATAACCTTTTGCTAATTTTTCCGGTTAGTCATGGTAGTCATCACCAAATCACACAAAATATCAACTCCTACATGCAATATACACCTCACATTACTAGATAATTCAATAAATAATATTCTCCATCCCCTTGCACTATACACAATATTAACCTCAAATAACTAGAGAATTCATTCAATAATATAGTCCACCCCTCACACCATGCACTATTTATAAAGGCTTCACAGAGCATAAattttagtttttggatttggtgtgagttaaataaattaaataagagatTCTATTacttaattattaatgttattttatggataagGTTTTTTCGTTTTTATAATAGATCACAAAATAATCTATAATATTAAtactgaaatatatatatatatatatacactttcaAATAAGATTATAaactattaaaatataattttctttaatattatttctaatgaACATGAATTTGAACcttaaatttatattgaaatataaTAATTATGTAAAGTAATTTAAAAGCTGTAATAAAGTTGTAATTATATAAACCAAAACATGACATTTTTATAAGATAAAATTTTTAACATATTTTGGACAAACaattaaaattttatgaaaaattataataATTCCATCTATTAAATCGATCAATGATTATCCTACCAAGAAGAAGACCGAAAAATATCTTGCATCTAAACAACCAATATATGGCGCTGTTCTAGCACTTACAAGAATGGATGGGGCAGGCAGAACCAAACAAACATGGATTGCGTACGACGCTGGCATTACCATTCAAAATAAGTGAACCAAACAAAAAGCCTGGATTGCGTTGTAGGACGGGAATTAAAATAACTACAGTTAGAACTGGAGGGGCCGAACTGGAGAGGAAACGTAATCCTAAAGCAAGTCATTGGCTCGACAATGGCAAAGCGTGCATTTTCTATTCTAGTGTCTTTTTTATTACTTGTTTGTGTGTGGGCAGAAAACATTAAGGTTGGGAGAGTAAACCTTGCATCATTCAAATGGAAAGATGCAAAGGATAACAAGAACTGCTCTGCGCTTGAATTGGGAAAATCAAGTTCGACTGTGATGCACATTCAGGGCAAGTGTTCTCCTTACCGCTTACCCAATTCAACATGGTGGAGGGCAATATCCGAGTCAATCAAAGGCGACAACCAGCGCTACAGAGCAATGATGAAAGGGGGATGGAGCGTCGGCAAGAGTACCGTTAATCCCCAAGAGGACGCGGACCTTCCTTTGGCCTCGGGACAGGCCATCAACACGGGAAACTACATTATCAAGCTCGGTTTCGGCACGCCTGTGCAGATCTCTTACAGTGTCCTGGGTACCGGCAACATCATCGCCTGGATTCACTGCAACCCCTGCTCCAGTTGCTCAAGTGGGCTTCAATTGTTCAAGCCATCCAAGTCATCTACGTATAAATACTTCACTTGCGCTTCTCAGGAGTGTCAGTCTCTAGGCTTGTGTGAGAATAATAGCAACGATGTCAACTGTAGCTTTGGTCAGATCTACGGCGACCAATCAGAGGTGGACGAGCTCTTGTCATCTGAGACGCTCTCTGTGGGCTCTCCGCcggtggaggattttgtcttcGGATGTGCGAACGCAGTGAGCGGACTCATCCAGCGCTTATTGGTGCCCGGTTTGGTTGGGTTTGGGAGGGATCCTCTCTCCTTCGTTTCTCAGACGGACACATTATATGACAGTACGCTCTCTTATTGCCTTCCTTCCCTCTTCTCCTCTGCTTTCACGGGGTCTCTCCTGCTGGGGAAAGGGGCTCTTTCTGCTACGGGCTTGCAGTTCACGCCCCTCTTGTCCAACGCTAGGTACCCTTACTTCTATTATGTGGGGTTAAATGGAATCTCTGTGGGTGAAGAGCTTGTTTCAATGCCAGAGGGGACGTTCACATTGGATCAGGCGACAGGAAGAGGGAGTATCATAGACTCGGGAACAGTCATCACTCGGTTGGTGGAGCCCGCTTACAATGCCATGCGAGATTCCTTCCGCCGTCAGCTCTCTAATCTGACTTTGGCTAGTCCCTCATCGCCTTTTGATACGTGCTACAACAAACCGTCAGGCAAGGTGGAGTTTCCTCTCATCACATTGCATTTTGACGATAGCCTGGACTTCACTCCACCCCTGGATAACATTTTATACCCTGGGAATGAGGACGGCTCTGTGTTATGCCTTGCTTTCTCTCTTCCTCCGGGCGGGGGAGACGCTGTATCAGCAGCAAAATTTTCGAATTGTGCACGATGTCACGGGGTCTAGACTTGGAATTGCTCGCAAGAACTGCGATGGTTAGTAGTTTGTTCATCGTATTATCACCTAAAATACCTTAACCAACATCCACTCTGCTTCACTATAATACCCGAATAATGTTGTAAGATACTGTTGTAATAAGGACAGTCGCATTTTCCTCCATTCATAACTAGCATCAAATTTATCTAAGAGGTGCATTCGATGGCTATAGTTAGAGGAGGGGTCAGGTTTCAATTATTCTGATAGAATTTGTGGTTATTATAATATCTGatgatatatttatattatatatgtaaataATCAGTTCACATGtaaattcaaaaataattaatGTTGATCAAGATGGACTCATTTGAAAATTACAACTCACGAATGTTATATTAAAAAGCATAAATATACTTCTTAACAAGTGAAATAAAcatttttttgtttgaaataaaatatcataactatccACTATAAGTGAATCATTTATAAATAAGATTTTCATTTAAACAAGCATTGTTGTCATAATgaaaaaagtattttttttatgtgtaccattattggggtagcaatgtatatgcaagggagtatttcatattaatagtTTGTcctataacaaaaataaataagatTTTCATTTAAACAAGCATTGTTGTCATAATgaaaaaagtattttttttatgtgtaccattattggggtagcaatgtatatgcaagggagtatttcatattaatagtttgtccaaggggttgagcttagttggttaaagcattgagttctcaatgtggagacccaagttcaactcccgtGAGGGACACcattgtgtagaattctaagttgtgactcttggttttccattggttgtttaaagtggatttctaagttgtgagccttgtgattctatgatacttaatacaaaaaaataaaaggtGAGACCAAAAAAtaccttgtacttttccatgaAATGTGAAGGACTATCAAAAAGTTTTTGTTCAACTATTCATCCATTTGTGTTGGATATTAAAATTAGAGATAACAAGAATAATGGTTACCAAAATGTATTGTGATCATTTAAGTTGCATATAAGTTATACTTTAAATAATATGATATTGtgctaaaaataaattatattgttttgtttaACTACGAAGACTAGTAtggttaagtttaggtcaaatatttaaattaaaatcaattttaGGAAACTTCTCATTAAATGTGATGATGTGACAAGTTGCACAATGACCCACACCTCCAAACATTAGTTATAAATAGATAAGAGACTAGTTCACATTTCAAAACAAATAGAGCTTTTACGATATTCCATGCTACTACAACATGCTAGCAAAATTATCTTACACAACTATTGACCCCTCTATGGGTTCACTATGAATAACTATACAAGTATTATTTATTATCTACAATGAGTGGTGTGTtttgttttaaatatatttttaaattgtagTCTATTGGATAAGAATTGATTTGGTTTTGTTAAATAAGGCATAATTTTAAATAATACTTATGATGTAATAATCCATCTTTAAAATACATTAAATTTAGAAACTAAAAGAATCCATAGAGTTGTCTAATGTTTTATTGCATATGTATTAGTAGATGAATTATTTCTTTAATATTTAGAGCTCATTTATTATTGCAATACACTTAAATACAATTGAAATGTCATACCTATAATATATAAATTGGATTAAAatgataaattattttatttatcatacAATCTGCCCCATTAATCAATCTATCATCCACCCACAAATTTTGAACCAACATTATGTGTGAGATAGAGAGAAGAAAgatagagaaagatagagagaatAAGAGTTAGAGGGGTAGCGAGGGAAGGAGAGGAAAATagggaaggaaggagagagagagagagagagagagagagagagagagagagctataatCTTCTATCAACAACCATAAAATCCTACACCCTAAACACTAAACACTAAGAGATGCATATTGAACCCTATACACTAAATCCTAAACCTTGACATTAATAATTCAACACTAAAaatataccctcaaccctaaatgATATACTCTCAACCCTCAATCATAAATCCTACAAATTATCAACTCTAAAATTGTACCCTCAACCCTAGACCCTATACCCTCAATCCTAGAACCTATAGCCTCAACCCTAAATCATATACGGGCTCAACCATAGATGTTATACTCTCAAAACTTAATAAATGCTATACTCACAACCCTCAACCCTAAATTCTAGATACTCTCAAACCTTATCCTTAAATATTATACTTTCAACCCTCAACCCTATATTCTATATTCTCAAACCTTAACTGTAAACACTCAACTATCAACCCTAAATGTTATATACTATCAAACCTTAACTCTAAATGTTATACTACCCTTAACCCTAAATTCTATACTCTCAATACAAAACCCTAAATACTATATATTATATTGCCAATCCTCAACATTAAAGCCTTGGTCTAGAGAGAGATAAAGGTTTAAAGAGGAATCAagagaggaggaaggataaggagAGAGAATAAGGGAGGGAAAGAGAAAGATGGTGAGGAGGAAAGGAAAGATAGATAGAGTATTTTTCTCTTATAAAAAATATGAGCATGTTAGAGAGAATTTATCCTTACAAAAATATGAGtgtataagagagagagagagggagggaagagtgagagagataaggagagacgggaaggga from Cryptomeria japonica chromosome 3, Sugi_1.0, whole genome shotgun sequence harbors:
- the LOC131074536 gene encoding aspartyl protease AED3-like, producing the protein MAKRAFSILVSFLLLVCVWAENIKVGRVNLASFKWKDAKDNKNCSALELGKSSSTVMHIQGKCSPYRLPNSTWWRAISESIKGDNQRYRAMMKGGWSVGKSTVNPQEDADLPLASGQAINTGNYIIKLGFGTPVQISYSVLGTGNIIAWIHCNPCSSCSSGLQLFKPSKSSTYKYFTCASQECQSLGLCENNSNDVNCSFGQIYGDQSEVDELLSSETLSVGSPPVEDFVFGCANAVSGLIQRLLVPGLVGFGRDPLSFVSQTDTLYDSTLSYCLPSLFSSAFTGSLLLGKGALSATGLQFTPLLSNARYPYFYYVGLNGISVGEELVSMPEGTFTLDQATGRGSIIDSGTVITRLVEPAYNAMRDSFRRQLSNLTLASPSSPFDTCYNKPSGKVEFPLITLHFDDSLDFTPPLDNILYPGNEDGSVLCLAFSLPPGGGDAVSAAKFSNCARCHGV